gcatGAATATCCATAGTTGCCAGTTGCATGATAGTCGCAAattggggttgccatcacttttgtttaagacaaatgttcaggcctacaattattatgcctgggagaatttaaggacgtcgagaacccacccgcaagattgcaatttttatttaacaggcgtttttatttttatgcgtagtgtcctgtcattcctattgagggggttcggggggcacagcccctcaacaaaacaaaaacaaacacaatccagaaagtcctaaagttggttaggttaggttagaacttagaccacaacacagagggagccgagcgagcgcagcgagcgtgctgaggtagcagccggcgaccgtcgtcaaataaaaggaGGGCTCgcggggcgcagccccccgccaaaacaaaaacaaacacgatCCAGAatgtccaaaagtaggttaggttagaactgtgactgtgctgcggcagcagccggcaaCCGTCACataacacgcctcagaattttttatttttacttattgcattaaatttttggtcaccccttaaacttaatccgagaataatctttcaataaaatacaaaaagttttcctattctcccaaattacatattaagctaatggttgccctagttaatttgccatttaaccagttggctaagcgtcgtctagctgtagtgttgaacgttgtagtcaacaagtcggctaaacgacgtatagccgtgtgattgaatggcgttatTCAGTcgaagggctagctgtttgattgaacggctatttaaaccagtcggctgcgacaccTACATTACCAACAGCTACTGGCCGGCAGGTATCTACTAATTTATTCAGTACTTCGTTTTCTGGTTTCAAAATCAACGATCAGAACTTATCTAGTTACCTTTCTTATTTCTTGTAGTACCGTCTGATGAAGCAGCTTCCATAAAATGTAACAAAGCTATGAGGGAGTTGCAGCTATTTCTAACGACCCAAAGGGGTTAGTTTGTATAtgtgttaagaggataccacagcggctagagaaatgaaaaaaaagtacgtgtaatatctatagctgtctcccatacctcaagcctataccgcagaacgcgatagagacaactgcagaaaatccagaaaatcaacgattcgttgtcccctgattccttctccaaaacttaaccgatttaagtacttttttcattaaagattaaaaaaaggcttgagctgtgttcctatgttttgctttttttgtataatctatccaaatctgttttctggacgtttgaacacagtggaaaatctggccatttttttgggtttttgaacgttcatatcttatttaataattaaattatgaaaaaaaagaaaacatagggacattgtattagtggccgtagatattcaggaaaaaaattataactctactagcattatccagggaggaaacaggggacaatgtttgtatggaaaaaatggcggtgtggaatcctcttaatagtatgattcttaaaatatattttatttctaataaaaatatttccttcAAAGCtgataaacaaattaaatatcatgcctattaactattaagtaatattcgtttaaaatatattccaGTGTCGATTACATACTTGAGATGTCCACTCGCGTTTTCGTACTCATGTTCTTGGCTCTCGTAagtgataaaaatgtttacacTAGGTAGTTATTTTAGTAGCGCAATCTTGTACTTAAGTGTTTGGAGATTCAGCGTTTTTAGTAACGATAAGAACAAAGCTCTCGACCGTTGCTTGGCCATTTTTGTAACGTTTGCCctaagtaaatttaattttgatatttttcctCCATCATTTCCTTATTAAGGCTAAACATTTTGTGCGAGGAAgtgatatttttgtaatatttcccTTATCCGGTATCCATCAATTATTTTAGTTCGTATTCTTTTGTGTCAAATTTCTAAGATCCTTATAAgtctttaattaaattattgtgtTCGTGCTTAAGATGGCGAAGACGTCTGGAGAAgcgccaaaaataaaattgaacgaTGGAAATGAAATGCCTGCGCTGGCTCTAGGAACATTCCTAGGAATGGAAGTgagtttttttttggtataataTTCAAGGATattatagacctggatcccagaagaaATAAGACATATTAACTTACTTACTGATGGATGAAAACATAGGTTCTTattagtgcctcgtgtacttagaataccgtacctgcgaatttgtgtagctctactTGTGACACCTGGTCATGTTACAGGTACCACTCTCTCTCTCACTCACTAACGCTCACTTTGCCAGTACTTACtatactatgctgacgcggacgaagtagcGGGCAACGGCTAGTAggaaataaattcttgcaatattgttttctaaagtgttttattaatttataaaataaaaataacgccTTCAAAAAAATtagcaacaaagttatttttaaagcgctTGATAAAAGTTTTGGTCactgaaaagtgtcttacactacatgatactagttcagaataatattctacaaattatatttaaatataagacataacaaaataagtaaagtaagactaatTTTTAGTCTACTTTGgtacctggtacctgaccaggtgtcacacgtagagctacacaaattcgcaggtattctaagtacacgaggcactactaagaacctatggtttcatccatcagaaagtaagttattatgtcatatccttctgggatccaagtccattatgtatattatgtgatgATATAGTTgataattgaataataataattattagtataaattattataataattatattttatactattcaTATTTCTTGTACGTATTTAAAaacagtgccgaatttatatttttacgagTGTAGGATGCACCACTCTAGGATGCTGCCGCCCTTCTAAGATACTGCTGCCCCtaggcctatttataaattcagGGCTGCTTAAAAGCTACAATAATCAGTTACATATGACACTATCTGTCATGGTTATTGGTTAGTAACCTAACCAATAACCATTCACTTTAATGACGATATCGTAGACTGCACATCGATCGGCAAACGACAAATCGTTAACGATCCATTGGAGCCGCGGCATTTATGCGAAAAAGTCACCTATAAGGCTTATAACTATGTTGTTCGCagtaagataaaataaatttcaaaatcCATTACACATTTACAGAACGGAGTAATCGTATCGAAGGAAAATGAATTGGTTAACGTTATAGTTGAAGCGATCGACATCGGGTACCGACACATCGATACAGCGTTCATATACAATACAGAGGCAGAAGTTAGCAAAGCGTTGAGTACAGCATTCGACAAGGGTGCGACGAAAAGAGAAGATGTGTTTGTTACGACCaaggtaaaatatattttcagcttcTCCTTACTCGCCATAGGCCATAGCCATAATATTTGAGATAGTAATAGATAAGGTTGCCTCTTCAATGGGAAGCTTTAGGACCGAGTCTGTATCCTATTTTGTAGGATTTCGATAAACATATTCTAAATGTAAGAGGTCAGTATAACCGATAGGAATAGAATTACAGGGGCATCGATCACGTTATTACTggtatgccgcggccgcacatgcgtctacggtgcgaagcttcgtgctatgagacgataccattggacgatacacgcagaatTTGCAGAGAATATTGACAAATTAGTATCTAGCCTGAGTACTAAAAGGAGGGGacgtaagttatcttcatacaaaggcaccacgcgcggcttgtatgtgtgcgccatagtatcaatgcgtcgccacgtacggcacacaacaaaatctcggccagttttataaggctggtaccgccgagattttgttgtgtgccgtacgtggcgacgcattgatacagctatggcgcacacatacaagtcgcgcgcggtgcctttgtatgaagataacttacttcccctccttttactattcCTGAGTAGTCTATGTATTTGAATTGTTTCAGCTATGGAACACCCATCACCAGTGCGACGAGGTGGAGGAAGCGCTGCGTTCGCAGCTCAACACTCTTGGTCTCACTTACGTGGATCTCTACCTCATGCATTGGCCAATGGGATTTCATGTATGCAGTATTATTCATTAAATAACAAGAGCGTTTTTACATTATAAGAACTTATATCGGACCGATTAATATGTACTAGcgatcgcccaatggttgaaattcgaccttagtttaaAGGACATTAGgaatactacctatattttgtaaaaatattttctttatcatatttttttcaactcttgtctctgggactcagctgatcttagactggccgtgtaaacattgtctgattcaataaaaaagactataatccattttcaatttgtcaacttgttgccaacagacttcaaccataaataaaagagtttaattcgCTTGTCACTCTAAAATCTATCACACAGACTACTTAGAAGAACTAACGTTATCTATCATCTTATCTAGTGtgtgataagtgccggataggctatccacaacttttctgacagattctctatactccATTGAGTCTATCTGTCAAtttaagttgtgaatagccaagccaataggaagtggtgaaacagggcctTATACTTGCATATTCCTCTTACAGAGTAATAACACGTACAGTGATGTAGACTACATGGAAACGTGGAAAGGCCTAGAAAATGCAAAGATGCTGGGCCTCACCAAGTCCATAGGTGTCTCTAATTTCAACAAGGAGCAGCTCGCAAGGCTACTAGCCGAAGGATACGTTAAACCCGCGGCATTACAGATTGAGGTTTATCTATCTtgatgatatttttaattaaagtttactTAAGCTAAGAAAACAGAAAGTGTACAAAATATGTCAAGAATGACCAATTAAAGTAAGACGTTATGACATATTATTACAGCCACATAATTCAGTACTTTCTTAATTTGAGGAAATTACCTTCAAATTACTATTCAATGGgttgttttcttatttttaatctCCACCAGGCGGCGCGacgatagacacttctagattttctattggttccccaccgatctgaaattatctgcaggttggcatcactgactacatatgggttgtgtttctaAAAATGTCaatgtactgtcaagtgtgacataaatgaaaatatcttaaacctagtttccgttagcataatattaacataaaactgtatgtatttatatatttccaTATATTACTATGGTTTTTTGGTTCGTCCCTCTAGTTTAAATTTCACGAAGAGCATATGCCTAAGCGATCAtcggcctaagcgattaggccagtatactggtaacagtttaggaacacgctgacatatataatactagatgatgcccgcaactccgtcgcgccaaaactcgtttatcgcgcttcagcaaaatcggttcagcggtttgagcgtgaagaggtaacagacagacagacacactttcgcatttataatattagtatggattagtatggacTTGTCAAAGTGAAAAccgacaactgaaagagttttggctatggagggtagatgaAGGAGAACTGTcctatatgggggatatttgaaaaagtgtccagctgtacgcagtaaataacagttgaaaaatcctccaagagtgtcGTTAGCtacagcaaagggtatggaatgaatgtagccgttggtgacaaaatataaatatatattatttaaatttattttaataatatattttgaaaaatataacctaaaatagctgaaataaaagctgctaaatgatttaaaatttaccctgttgctactgtagcgccaccctaatttaacgcattttagcggacactttttacatacagagatagttctcctccatctacactccatagcgGGCATGTTACTTTGacacttcttctactttttgttgttggtgtggtttttattattttttcccaaattgtgttatttgggtttttgatgttcattattggtaaaatattagctatTAAATATCCATCTTttcgttatcttgcacaagtgcaggtaagatgttgtccaaaaccaaaatgtataattcctgtgacatttggtgtgaataactgtaaatagggctatttcttcccagttttgtagcaattaatGATGGTATTACCGAATACCGATCATAGTTggctacccatacgccatctagttactaaaaaactgtttgacaatcaaatgtaaaaaataagaaaatgcctcattgcATTCAATTGAATGTAGAGTTGAATGTCGCCACCATTAAGTTCATACATGGACGAAAAATTATAGGTACATTGTATAATTTCTGTATGGTTCAAATTACTTTAATGTATTTCAGATACATCTTCTAAACGTGGAGTCGGAATTGGTGTCGTTTGCTCAATCCCACGGAATCACGGTAATGGCTTACAGCCCATTTGGTTCCCTAGTCAAGAGGTTCGGTCAGATGTTCCCGGGACCAAAATGCGACGATCCTGCGCTTCTACCCATAGCTAATAAATATGACAAGACAGTTCCACAAATTGCTCTGAGATGGCTTGTAAGTAcctaaggcccagtagtccctaaaataagcaagtcgatgtctgtcagtacgaatatcgacgttaaggacattaaaataacattcatatcagcgcgccttgtacagtggctgttacgcgctcgccgcgtgccttgaaaatagaaaataggagaaaaaaaccttttgtttttagtattacacaaatcaaatacttatatcaaatcgtttacgttaggttacgacacatatactacattttttgtttttttctagaaagtgtgtaatttagccataaaatgatttaattatgaaaaacagcgttataacagtcatgatctttgaattttttttgctatcgagcagaatttttcaaattgtgtactgatatacctttgcgtataggaaattttctcaattttaaaacggtacttattttatacttaaataatgacatttcctttactaaaaacgtgttttaaaaacctcattttacgtagttgcaacaaccacagcgccttaataattttctttagttTTATATGCATGAATAGTAAAAAgtaacatattaattttatttttagaaattcGGCTGTTGACTTATTGCTACTTATCCTTTTCACTCCCATGCTAAAATAACGTCTAAGTAATTGCATACTAATTGTGCAAAGAGACAATGGCGATAATTTCAATGACCGAATATTTACATGTTCTGTGACCGGattataaatattgtttaaactattttttaaactatgtcAATTTTTGTCGCAACGTAATAAAGTGTAGTGTTGGTTTACATAAGCAGTGTgtaaatatagtctgtcaaaaaaagtgAAGCAATTAAAAAGTGCCAACAtcgtcatccctttcaaatcaatctaagaaaaaagggatgacactgcgatgttgccactttttaatttcttcatttttttgACATACTATAGCTATTCTTTCTTTAATTTCAGGTGCAAAGAAACATCGTACCAGTATTCAAAACTCTAAATCATTCAAGATTAAAATCCAATATGGATATTTTTGACTTCAACCTTACTGACGAAGAAATGAAGATATTAGGAAGCTTTGATAGCGACACAAAATATACTTTACCATCGTTTTGGCAAGACCATCCTCATTACCCCTTCAAAAAGATTCCGAAACCTTTACCGAGcccatttataaattaaaattacaattaaaataattttaatttaagttacAACTAATAGATTTGAAATTCTATTGATgtgacaataataaaataagtgaaataacaatattgattaatataaaatataaaaaaataaataaaaattgaagaATACCGTGTCTTACTAACTACTGTTTTTACTGATTTCAGTAAACATACGAATACGAATGGTTTCTAATGTGTGATATTAACGCacgtgttacaacttacatagatcccaagaaagtgaagaaattaaaaagtggcaacatcgtagtgtcatccctttcaaatcaatctacagtacgacaaggctttatttgaacgtggcgagaaaaggaactaaacgcttctatcatagaaaatttcatttttgacatgtgtttgacagttctcttttaccagcagcgctcccgtcgtTCTTCCGTCTTTCTGTAAGAAAAAAGCTTAGAAAAAGATCTATCCTCTGTTTACGGAAAAAAGGGGTGACAATACGATGttgcaactttttaatttcttcactttcttgacagactttaTGAGGATAAAGAAGTCTCGAAGTATCCTTGTAATATGCTTGTAATAACTAATGCCCGGTTTCTTAGGTTTCAATAACAGGAGTTTATCGATTCACTATCGCTTTTGATTGGCCAACGTGACGTCTATATAATAACCGACTAAAAACACCATTAATTAGATAATGTTTTCCTGTCTGAACACCTTAGTAATCGggaatgagggattttcatttatattttttaattttaacaatcttaactagatggcgtaaggatagacacttctagattttctattggttcctcaccgatctgaaattatctgcaggttggcatcactgactacttatgggttgtgtttccaaaaaatatcagtgtactgtcaagtgtgacataaatcaaaatatcttaaacctaagcgatcattggcctaagcgattaggccagtacactggtaatagtttaggaacacgctgacataataaaacttgtcaaactgaaacttgacaactgaaagagttttggcgggcatgtcactttcaaacttcttctactttttattgttggtgtggtttttattattttttcccaaatagtggtttttgggtttttgatattcattattggtaaaatattagccattaaatatccgttatcttgcacaagtgcaggtaagatgttgtcaaaaccaaaatgtataattcctgtgacatttggtgtgaatatcggtaaatagggctatttcttccgtgaattttagctaaaacatcgttacaataactttattatcctattcattggaatattattgcgtctttttcaagttgaaatgtatcaagttatacattcttttgcccagtttggtagcaattattgatggtattccctggtattaccgatagttgtctacccatacgtcatctagttactaaaatagaaactgtttgacaatcaaattaaaaatataggaataTCCCTCATTAGAGGAAAATAATGGGAGGAATAAGAGTGAGGACGTTGAAGAGACTTTTTTGTTGCATTATCAATGTTAATCAATAGAAAATTAATAGATACCTAATTTATTAGGTATACGTCTTGGTACTTTGAAGATTGAAGCCCTGCTTGGTAGTTGGTGTCGTATGCGGTATGGGTAAGTATATTGTGTAGTAATGGGAGTATCATTTTTCTTCTTTACTTTGCATATTTTGAtcaactgaaaaaaaatgtcaaCGTCAAACTTGACAACTGACATTGGCACTGTCAATTTGACAGCTTTTGGCTATTGgcgatgaaaaataaaaaaatcgaattGTGATTGAAGAGGATTGAAGCGATAGCTCGCGGCTCGTACTGTGTCGGTCAGCGAAAAACTCGGAACGACTCCATATTTGTTTGTGTGTTTAATTTCTGTTAGAtctctttattttatttgtgagtattaacaaaatttaacaCTGTGGCGAAGGTGACACCGTTCCCGAGTATGAGTTATTCCGGAAGGAATAAATTCGAGGTAAGGTAAATCGATCCACTGCGTTGGTgcattgtttatttttgtatattcaaAAACAGCTGACAATAAAATATACGTACTTCACGCTTCCTTTGTTCTGAAATATTCACATTTTAACTCGTTTTGTTATGgaaaacattaattaaactACACATCGGTCGAATGTACGTCTTATTAGACCATCCTATTCGAATATGAGCACTAATATGCATTAAAATTGCATTCTTATAGGATtcacatacatatttatattacacATGGTCGGACGATAGAAATGCgcactttatttttaaaatcattttgctTAGCCAGCAAACAGCGACATAATAAGCTATTTCTGATACGTTTTCCGTCACACATAAAGATAATTGACCTCTTGGCGTACAATCAACTCTGAAAATTAATACCGTTACAAAGACGCGCATTTCGTCGTCTACAGCATGTTCGCAGTATTTACgtcatataatatgtaaaacatTATTCTAAACTGTTAATAACTATGCTCATAATGTTGGGTATTTTAGTCATAGAAATAGTAATTTGCTAATAACTTCACAAATGTTTATTTTCGTTCACGTTTCAGACAAACGAATTATACTTACAAAGATATTATGGATTAGTATTTAGTACTATCAGTCATTGATACGGAGTACTATTGTGTTTGTGTACAATTAGAAATTCTAAGCTGTTCTCATACCAACAttgatacttataataaattagagattaatattaaaaataaaacagcaATAAAATGATCCCTTTACTTGCTATACAATTAATAtgagtaattaattaattgtacCATTATGTGAAGTAACATAGAACCAAAAACACTATCAATTTGCCTACCCAATCTCAGTATTTTTTCACCTTAATCTATCAACTCCCagtaacaatagatttccaagaatccgcaatCAAGGgattaagacccaatttcaccaacctctgtttgttaaatcctaacaaggcattacttaacggaccttggaaaattaaatagactgttaaaatatttatgtcccacagtaaaaatttaacagcggattattaaatgcaatgttaagtgaacaacgagtgaacaaaaAATCAATTCGCTCATTCTTGTTATaacgcgacgaaattgcaatgtacaagattaatacgacatgtttgctgcaatgtgtcactttcttccatagtagtataatagtagataatgtgaccaaattaaaatatcactgatcgcatacatttattaataatagttcttcttaatttaccaggttaataattattatctgtcaaagctgaaaacatgaatcataatacaaacttttatttacatatttcggtttggtaattttgatacaagtactaacttgtatcaaaattactaaaccgaaatatgtatgttgcaatgtcaaggaaaatccgaaggcagaatttttggcaaagtgaaaataaataattattcataactatgaaaataattaataataaggacgttgCGGAAACAtagcggaaagactcaaaagtcaaaacagattcttttattgatattgcatattattgtctttaaaagttgttattttgactcatataacagcctgttaaatatttaacggacctccatagcaggaattaaatttaacaccgtgttaggtgatttaacatgtcattagggcatggtggaacgttcaatagctctaacaggccattatctgatttaacaagccattatttatttaacattgcttgatgaaactgggtctaaatgTGTTATGTCTATTGAATTATAGAATCAGACTTCTAGTAGTTGTTTGATACTTATTTAACTGGCAATAACTGGCTTTGATTAAaacaatttacttttgaacAGGATATGATCTCAAAATTATCAGTGTGCTACTTATAGATTaactgatatatatatatatatatatcagttATGAAATGTTatgaaatgtctctgagtatatatatatatatatatatatatatatatatatatatatatatatatatatatatatatatatatatatatatatatatactcagagacatttcattgtaattaaccttcaatttaatgaagagtttgacaaataatgtatggggcttatgtcaaaattttgaattaattacattaaagctacgattaataaaaactaaggaaaagtaactccgtcaaaaaacatgctccacaatacttgtcaaaaaagtgtaccttaggtacacatttcaatacatttgcaatatttaggtgaccttgagcggtactaggctgatgttacatgacagatcaaaaggaaccaaatttaaaacggtaatagtataggagttacgattccttagtttttattattcgtagcattaaagtaattaatgttccactctgagtgcagcagttagATACTCATTTTGATACACCACTAGAATTATATGTGAAGTAATCAAAGAGAGTAAAAAATAGTGTTTTCTTATAAGAAAGCACTATTGTTTTACTTATTTTCTTACAAGAAAACACTAATGCatacattaattttaaatcattctGTGACAAAAACTCGAATTTTTGGGTTAGGCGACTTTGTAAACAAGTGATATTTTACAGAATGCAGCTTTGTAtactactatttttttttcagatttctCGATTTACGGGCGATGATGACAATCATATAAACAAAAAGCTGCCAAAAGAACTGATACTTCGTATACTTTCCTACCTGGATGTTGTGTCACTATGCCGATGTGCTCaggtaattttttatattataatatgaaatacgcAGAACCTCAATTGTATTAAAATGTTGTTACACaaacaaaataagtgataatgagTCTGTgaactatgaaagtagcagcggggaaagaccaaaaatttttgtgttatgctcatacaaaagtgaaaaaaaaattcgtctttcagcgctgctactttcacagtgaactttctacaaggaacatgtacacaccctaaagtattatcacttatttttgttacacactgtatacttataatattataacgctgaagagtttgtttgtttgtttgaacgcgctaatctcaggaactactggtcccatttgaaaaaaaatttcagtgttagatagcccatttatcgagaaaggctatagactataatataatattaagctaaGATCAATTGCAgcaaagaaacagaggaaaatgtgaaaaaacggggaaaatcaTATGAATTTCCTTATTATCTGAACTACTGGTGCAATTTTAATGTTACCTGgtacacatgaagaatagaccacgtgaagggacataggctatttttgcaaaaaaatttacggtttccgtgaaattcctaaattacgcgggcgaagccgcgcggtacATCTAGTACATGATAAAAGAACAAAGGGTGgtatttttcatatttattacattataaatagaacataatattatacaaaacctGGGCAGTTCAAGAATTATTacatacactagctgttgcccgcgacttcgtccgcgttgactttagtttataattgttcccgtacatcgattgagtcgtttaaaagcatattgtgtgggaaccgcacatttttccgggacaaaacacattccttgtcccagattcaaatgaGTACATATCTGGAAAtctccgtgccaaatttcatcaaaatagattaaatagtttaggcgagaatcataaaagtttattgtgcgggaaccctatattttcagggataaaaagtatcccttatcctttcccgagactgaaagtattgccataccaaatttcatcaagatagattgaatagtttaggcgataatcataaaagtttattgtgcgggaaccgtacatttttcgggacaaaattagtattccttgtcctttcccgagactcaaagtatctccataccaaattccatcaaaatagattgaatagtttacgcgcaaatcataaaagtatattgtgcagtaaccgtacatttttccgggacaaaatgtattctatgttctttttcgggactcaaagtatctttataccaaatttcagcaaaatgggtccagccgttta
This genomic window from Aricia agestis chromosome 2, ilAriAges1.1, whole genome shotgun sequence contains:
- the LOC121738236 gene encoding aldo-keto reductase AKR2E4-like isoform X3, which gives rise to MAKTSGEAPKIKLNDGNEMPALALGTFLGMENGVIVSKENELVNVIVEAIDIGYRHIDTAFIYNTEAEVSKALSTAFDKGATKREDVFVTTKLWNTHHQCDEVEEALRSQLNTLGLTYVDLYLMHWPMGFHSNNTYSDVDYMETWKGLENAKMLGLTKSIGVSNFNKEQLARLLAEGYVKPAALQIEIHLLNVESELVSFAQSHGITVMAYSPFGSLVKRFGQMFPGPKCDDPALLPIANKYDKTVPQIALRWLVQRNIVPVFKTLNHSRLKSNMDIFDFNLTDEEMKILGSFDSDTKYTLPSFWQDHPHYPFKKIPKPLPSPFIN
- the LOC121738236 gene encoding aldo-keto reductase AKR2E4-like isoform X2, with amino-acid sequence MTGQNKMAKTSGEAPKIKLNDGNEMPALALGTFLGMENGVIVSKENELVNVIVEAIDIGYRHIDTAFIYNTEAEVSKALSTAFDKGATKREDVFVTTKLWNTHHQCDEVEEALRSQLNTLGLTYVDLYLMHWPMGFHSNNTYSDVDYMETWKGLENAKMLGLTKSIGVSNFNKEQLARLLAEGYVKPAALQIEIHLLNVESELVSFAQSHGITVMAYSPFGSLVKRFGQMFPGPKCDDPALLPIANKYDKTVPQIALRWLVQRNIVPVFKTLNHSRLKSNMDIFDFNLTDEEMKILGSFDSDTKYTLPSFWQDHPHYPFKKIPKPLPSPFIN
- the LOC121738236 gene encoding aldo-keto reductase AKR2E4-like isoform X1; translation: MSTRVFVLMFLALMAKTSGEAPKIKLNDGNEMPALALGTFLGMENGVIVSKENELVNVIVEAIDIGYRHIDTAFIYNTEAEVSKALSTAFDKGATKREDVFVTTKLWNTHHQCDEVEEALRSQLNTLGLTYVDLYLMHWPMGFHSNNTYSDVDYMETWKGLENAKMLGLTKSIGVSNFNKEQLARLLAEGYVKPAALQIEIHLLNVESELVSFAQSHGITVMAYSPFGSLVKRFGQMFPGPKCDDPALLPIANKYDKTVPQIALRWLVQRNIVPVFKTLNHSRLKSNMDIFDFNLTDEEMKILGSFDSDTKYTLPSFWQDHPHYPFKKIPKPLPSPFIN